The segment CAATGTGACGCTGTTTGCCTCAGCCTTAGTTAATACCGTTTCGCAGTTTGCATTTGAACTTCACCCCAACTTTACCATACAACAGGTTTTATTGGATGGGATTCCCTGCACTATTCGCCGAAACAACAGCGAGGTAATTGCGGAACTACCCACTGCCAAACGCGCGCAAGACAAATTACTGGTCCAGGTGTTTTATGAAGGCAGAGCACCATCAGGAGGAAGCGCGGCAATAGGTAATGGATTCAACACTGCTACGGCCCAGCCCTGGGGCCAACAGGTAACCTGGAGCTTAAGCGAGCCCTTCGCTGCCTCAGAATGGTTTCCGGTTAAACAGTTATTGTCTGACAAAGCCGATTCTGTGACCGTATGGGTAACCACCGATGTCTCTAACAAAGTAGGTTCTAACGGGCTCTTGCAGAGAATTACCCCCATGCCTAACCAGAAGCACCGGTATGAGTGGAAATCAAACTACCCCATTGCCTATTACCTAATTTCTGTGGCCGTGGGCCAATATGAAGAGTACTCTTTTGATGTAGCCATGCCCGGAGCACCTAAGCCCGTGTTAGTGCAGAACTACCTTTATCCCGGAGCATTAGCTACTTTTAAAACTGAGATAGACCGTACTGGTCCATTCCTGCAATTATTTTCTGAGTTATTTGGGGTGTACCCGTTCCACCAGGAAAAGTACGGCCACAGCATGGCACCTATTGGCGGCGGCATGGAACACCAGACCATGACTACCCAATCTACTTTTGAGTTTACCCTAACTGCCCATGAACTGGCTCACCAATGGTGGGGAGATGAAGTAACCAATGCTGACTGGAGCCACATCTGGTTGAACGAAGGGTTTGCCTCTTATAGTGAGTTGTTGGCCCTAGAACGACTTTGGGTTGGCGAAAGGCTTAACTGGCTGAACAAAGCAAACCAGAATGCCCTTGTACCTATGAAGGGGTCTGTTTTTGTAAAAGACAGCACAAACGTATCCCGTATTTTCAATTCTGCCCTCTCTTATGACAAAGGAGCCTTGGTGCTTCACATGCTTCGCCGCGCCCTGCAGAATGATGCTTTGTTTTTCAGGATCTTACGCACCTATCGGGAAGAATATAAATACAAAGTAGCCACTACGCGTGATTTCCAACGGGTGGTTGAACAAGTAAGCGGCAAGCCTTTCCAATACTTTTTTGACCAATGGGTGTATGGCGAAGGCTACCCCATTTTCGACGTAGCTTGGGCGCAGGAGGGAAGCCAGGTGTATATCAGGAGCATTCAATCTTCTTCAAGTTCCAACACGCCACTTTTTACTACGGATGTGGAATACAAAATTAGCACCTCCTTGAAAGACACTGTTGTGCGGGTACAGCATACCAAGCAAATAGAAGACTATGCCTTTAAGATCTCAGGTACAATAACAGGAATTGAAGTAGACCCTGACCAATGGCTTTTGAATTCTGTAAGCGGTATCAGGCAAGATGCTTCTATCATTCCACCCGCTCAGTCTGAAGTGTTAGTGCTTTACCCGAACCCAACCTCAGGCCAGGTCTCCTTAAAAGGAAGAAAAGGACTTCCCACCCAAATTTCTATATACGATATGATCGGGAGACACATCAGAACTTTTACTCCTTCTGGCTCTTCTTTCTCAATTGCTGATTTGAGTTCAGGGGCTTACCTCCTGAAACTCATGTATGCAGAAGAGTCCGCCCAAGTTCGTATTTTAAAGTTGTAATGGGAGCATTCTTATTTTTTTATAGGTTTTTTCCAACAAATCTTTCTTTAATCAGTTTAAAGCTTTGCAAGTGTTTATTAAATAACTGCTTGTCGTTTTCTGCTCAAATTCTATAAACAGTTCCAAAACAATCTTTAGATTAGTATAATCTGATCCTTCCTCATAAGGAAAGAGCCATCATATATGTAATTGTCATCTGTTGTACCTAATAAAACTATGTCTATGACTACTGAAACTACCCTCGATTTGGAGATAAAACATAGGTTACTAGAAGAGTGCCTTCGCCAGCAATCTGACTTTGTGGAGAACGCAAGAATGGCCATGGAAGAAGCCCAGGCAAGTGCAAATGAAAGCCAGGGAGCTATTGAAGATAAATTCGAATCTTTCAGGGAGGCCTGTCACATACAGCGTGATATGTTTGCCAAACAGTTAGACGAGGCCATTGGGAAGCTAAGTATCTTAAAACGCATTGTCCGGAACAAAGTCAATGAAGATGTTTCATTGGGCTCCGTTGTGCGCACAGATGCTCAGAACTACTTTATTTCTGTAAGCCTTGGTGAGATCAACGTAGACGGCGAAAAATTCTTTGCTATCTCGGCGGCTTCGCCTGTTTTCCAGGCCATGGCCGGTAAAACGAAAGGGGAGTTCTTCACCTTCCGGGAAAAGAAGATCAACATACTGGACGTACACTAATCATCACTAGGCAAGCGAGCTAAGCAACCACTCTATAAAAGCAAAACGGGGACCTCTCATAAGAGGTCCCCGTTTTGCTTTTATAGAGTGGTTGCTCCTATTTAACCCTTGTCCAGGTTTGTGAGCGACCAATTAAAGAAATACCAATGTATCCTTTCACTTCCAGTTTGTCATTGCTTAAAAGCTTCATGTATGAAGAGTAGGTTTTACCTGATTTTGGATCGTAGATGGTTCCATCATCCCACTTGTCTGAGCCTACAGGGGCAAAGTTTTTCAGGAACACTAACCCTAGTACCGGACGCTTCTGCAGTTTGGGGTCTGGGTTGAACTGATCTACTTTTGGTTTGCCATCCCGGTCTGGTTCTTTTAGCCAAATGATTTTGCCGCAAAGTTTGTCTCCGCACTGGTAAATTTCAAAGCGGGCTTCCTTCTCTTCGTTGGTCCAGACGCCAATGGGAGATTTTTTCTGAGCCCAACTAAGGGTAGCTAAGCAAAGGAAAAAGGCTAACAAAAAGATATTTTTCATACGTGTTGCTGATTGGTGGTTTTAGTTTTGGTTATTAAATATAAGCAAATAACTATCCAAAAATATTCTGCGGGTAAAGTTTCTCGTAGAAGGGGCAAAACCACTCTTAAGTCTAAATATCATGCAGAAACGGCTTTTGCTAATACAAGGCGGTTATTTTGGCCTTACCGGTATCTGGCCTTTGCTGCACATGCCCAGTTTTCTGGCAGTGACCGGCCCAAAGAAAGAGGTGTGGTTGGTGGTTACCGTGGGGCTCCTGATTTTATCTATTGGAGCTGCCTTGCTCACTGCCGCCTTTCAAGCTGTTCAGGAAAGGAGTCCGGCTGTGTTGGGCTTCTTTAGTGCCGTTAGCATGGGGGCAGTAGATGTAAGGTATGCCTTGAATGATGTAATATTGGATGTGTACCTGTTAGATGCCATTCCAGAATTTATTTTTTCCTTAGGTTGGGTATGGATATTCTTCAAAAACAAAGACTTACAAAGCCTGAAAAAAACGTGAATTTTTTCTTTAAAACTTTTGAACTTACCAACCGTTTTTTAACTTTATAGAACGGAAGCGAGTGCTCCGGGCCCTTCTTAAACAACCATAAGTTACTTGGAAGTTTGGTTGGGTTTATGTCGGACTTAAAGAAAGGAGGTAAAAGTGTCTAATCCCAGTAAAAATGTATTAAGCCTAGCTCATGTGTCAACCGTTAACCGTGTTGAAGCTTGCTAACTAGACTTTGTCTACTGGCGAATCCGGCATGAGGTAGCCCAATGCGACTGAGAGGCAGTTCTCTTTCGTGTCGCTTGATACCATTTCAAAGGATTCCGTACCCGGCTACTGCAGTGGCCGGGTATTTTTTTGCCCATTTAATGCGCTTAATATACTGTATATATACTGGTATTCAGGTAATTGGGTTTTGAAGGAATTTAATGTTAGGCTTTTGTCTCCTAACATCTGTTTGCTTCTAAATGTACAGAAAGGCTATCTGTTTAGGTGGAAGTAGCTTTAATTTTGTAGATTCTGAAGGTGTACCTTTTGATAATCTTTAGCAGTAATGTTCAAAAGTTTGCTTCAAAGCAGTTTATAGAAAACTGCCTTTAAACAATAAATGAATCTAAGGCAGTACTCTCCGGATGTCCAAAAACCGTTTCTGGTACAAGGTGCCTTCTGCTTCACTTACTTTCACGCCCCCGTTAGAGGAAGAATGCACAAACTGAATGGCTTTGGGTGGGTTGGTAATGACAATTCCTATATGTCCTGGGGTGCGGTCTTCCAGGTTAGTACCGGTGAATACAATCAGGTCTCCCTTTTTAGCTTCCTGCATAGAAACACTCTCGCCTAGTTTTGCCTGATAGGTGGTGCCATGGGGAATGCTCATTCCAAATTGTTGAAAGACATAGGTGATGAACCCAGAGCAATCAAACCCTTCTTCTGTAACCCCACCGTACGTATAGTCTGCTCCGTAACGTTGCAGGGCAAAGGCTACTACACTATCGGCTTTGGTCGCATACTTTCCTTCCAGAACTCCTAGTGAAGCAGGATGGGCATCAGCCAGAGTGGTTGCCACGGAATCCTGGTGGAAGACTTTGTCGCCTCCGTCTGAACTGATTTGTCTTACTTTATCGCCCAGCAGGTCACCTTGCCCGAAAATAGTTTTGTACAGTACCAGCGCAGATAGGAGCACCCCAAAGATGATCCATATTTTTTTCATATTTTGATTCTTTCACCTCCTTACGTTTAAGCCTTGGCCTATGGTTACCCCTAGGGGGCAATTCCTTGGAAAGCCAGCTTTTTAGCCGTATCATTAAAGTTTAAAATTAATTTCCCAAAACAAGTTTATGCAAAAAACAATCCAATCCTGGGCGTTTGGAGTGCTACTGCTTCTGGCAATGGCTCTCTCATCTTCCGCTGTTGCTGCGCCTTCTATTTCTTACCGCCTTTCAATGCCTCAGCCCCACACGCACTATTTTGAGGTAGAGATGAGGCTGGCGGGTTTTAAAGGAAAAAACCAGGAAGTGACAATGCCAGTATGGGCCCCTGGTTCTTACCTGATCAGAGAATTTCCTAAAGACGTAGAAGCCTTTCAGGCCTTTGTGGGAAACACTGCGGTAAAAGCTGAGAAGACCGACAAGAACACCTGGCGCGTAGCCACTGGTGGCAAAGACGTTACGGTGAAGTACAAAGTGTATGCGTATGAACTGAGCGTGCGCACCAGCTTTATTGACGCAAGCCATGGTTACCTGAACGGAACCAGTGTCTTCATGTACCCTGAAGGCCACAAAGACCTACCTTCCACCTTGACGGTGGTTCCTTTCAAAGGGTGGAGCAAGGTGTCTACCGGGTTACCGCAAGTTTCGGGTCAACCTTTTACCTACCGGGCTCAGAATTATGATGTGTTGGCAGATTCCCCTATAGAGATTGGAAACCACGAAATCCTTTCCTTTGAAAGCAATGGGGTGAAGCATGAGGTGGCCATGTACGGCGAAGCCAACTATGACCCCAAAAAGCTCACTGCTGACATGAAGCGGGTGACCGAAGAGGCTACAAAGGTTTTCGGAGAACTTCCGTTCAACTATTACTTGTTCATTGTCCATAACCTGGCAAGCGGCGGGGGCGGTCTGGAGCACTTGAACTCTACAACCCTGCACGCTACCCGAACGGCTTACGGCTCTGAAAGGACGTACGAAGGCTTCCTGAACCTGGTGGCCCATGAATACTTTCACCTTTGGAATGTAAAGCGACTTAGGCCAATTGCCTTGGGCCCGTTTGATTATAACCAGGAAAACTACTCCCGCATGCTGTGGGTTTCTGAAGGATTCACCACCTATTATGCAGATTTAATCATGCGCCGTGCGGGCTTTACCTCTGAGCGGGAGCACTTGGATAGAATTGCCAGCAGCATTACCAGCGTGGAAAATACCCCCGGTAATAAAGTAGTTTCAGCGGCCCAATCAAGCTTTGATGCCTGGATCAAACAGTACCGCCCCGATGAGAACTCTTACAACACGCACCTTTCCTACTACAGCAAAGGCGCTTTATTAGGCATGTTGCTGGACATGGAGATTCTAAGAGCCACCAACGGAACCAAAAGCTTAGATGACGCCATGAAAGCGCTATATGACCAATACTATAAAAAGCAGAATCGCGGCTTCACTGATAAAGAGTTTCAGCAAGGCATAGAGAAGTTCACTGGTAAGTTAATGGATGAGTTCTTTCAGAAGTATGTGTACGGTGTGGAGACCCCAGACTACAATTCTTTCCTGAGCACCGTTGGCATCACTCTCACTGACGTAAACAAAGGCACTAATCAACCATTGTTGGGAGCAGGAATTTCTACTGCTTCCGGAAGACCCATCGTTACTACAGTGACCAGAAACGGAAGTGCGTGGCAAGCTGGTCTTAACGTGAATGATGAAATCATTGGCATAAACGGGTATCGGGTCTCTGATGACATCAACAAATCCATTCCGGCGTATGCCGTGGGAGATATAGTAGAGTTGGTAGTGAGCAGAGCCGGGCAATTGATGATTTTGCCAGTCACGTTGCTGAAAGACCAGACTCTCAGATACCAAGCTTCAATGGTTAATCCTCTTACTGAAGCTCAGAAAAAGAACTATCTTAAATGGGTGAGTAGCAAATAATGTTTAAGGCGTATTTTCCTAAAACAAGCTTAAATCAGGATTTCCCACTTACTTTCCTTAAAACAGAACAGCCACCCAAAAAGGTGGCTGTTCTGTTTTAAGGCTATTATAAAAAAATGCTTTTTTAATGCTTTATCTAAATAGCGTACATCAAATTCTTTTCAGCTCTATTTCACGAGCTGGTTTAATGATCAACGGCACTTTCTCTATTTTAACAGAGCTGGTATCCAGACCAAACCATTTGCCTTCAGAAGTGGTAAACTGCTTTATACTGAAATAGGACTGCATAATGGTGTTCTCCCAGAAAGGAAGGTCATTTTCATAACTCAGGAATTTCTCCAGCACCACAAACCGGAAATCCCCAATTAGATTTTGCTTGTTCAAGGAACTGTAGCGGCTGGTGATGTCTACCTCTTTGTTCTTCACCAAATCTTCCACCACTTTCCGGAAGAAAAGGTTAATGCGTTGCTCTACCCGGAAACCTAGGTTGAAGTCGATTCGCACTACATCCTGGCTTGCCAGCACCTTTACTTTGTATTCCATGGTATACGGTTCATCTACGGTGTTCACGTGAATGAACCAGTAGATGTCTGCCCGTTTTGGTCGCTTTTGGAAGATAGAGTAAATAATCTTTGATTCTATGTCAGTGGTGCGGTCTGCGCTGGTCATGAACACCAGGTGCGTGGCATATTTTGGAATAGAATCGTCCTCGCTTAATTCCCTTAAGGCAGGCACATATTCCGGCAGTGACACATACTCGGTCAGGCGCCGCTTAATATAGAATGCCTTCAGCCAGATGTACATCACTGAGATTAGAAGAAACCCTATTACTAAAGTAACCCATCCGCCGTGCGGAAATTTGATGAGGTTAGCTATCAAGAAGGAGCCTTCAATTGCCAGGTAAACCGCTAAGAACAGCCATACCCAAACTTTCGCCACTCTTTTGGTGATGAGGTAAAAGCTTAGCAGGGTAGTGGTCATCAACATGGTCATGGTAATTGCCAAACCATAGGCTGCTTCCATATTGTGGGATTCCCTGAAATACAATACCACGCCCACACAACCCAGTAAAAGCAACCAGTTCATGCTGGGTACATACAGCTGGCCTTTTACGTTAGTAGGGTAGATGAGCCGTACCTTCGGCCACATGTTCAATCGTATGGCTTCGCCAATCAAGGTGAAAGAGCCTGTAATTAGGGCCTGACTTGCAATGATGGCAGCAATGGTAGCAATGATAATCCCTATAAGCAGGAACCACTCTGGCATGATACCATAGAAAGGGTTATTGGTAGAATGCCCCACCAATTGTCTACCTTCAAATTGCATTAGCCATGCCCCTTGCCCAAAGTAGTTAAGCAGAAGACAAGTTTTGACAAATACCCAGCTGATCCGGATGTTTCCTTTTCCGCAATGGCCTAGGTCTGAGTACAAGGCTTCGGCCCCGGTGGTACAAAGGAAAACTGCCCCTAAAAGCCAGAACCCACCCGGGTAGTTGACGAGCAGGTCATAGGCATAATAAGGATTCAAGGACTTTAGTACTTCAGGGTGCTGAAGCACTGAGTTTACCCCTAAAGCAGCCAGCATACTGAACCAGATAAACATCACCGGTCCAAACGCCTTACCTACAATCTGGGTCCCGAAGCTCTGCAGCAAGAAAAGGAGCACCAAAATGCCAATCACAATAGGTACCGTTGGAATGTCTGGGTTTAGGATCAGCAGACCCTCTACCGCCGAGGAGACGGAGATTGGCGGCGTAATGATTCCATCTGCCAGCAGGGCACTACCTCCCAGAATGGCGGGAACAGTGAGCCATTTGGCGTGTCGCCGCACTAAGGCATAAAGGGAAAATATACCACCTTCCCCTTTGTTGTCGGCCTGTAAAGTAAGCACTACATACTTGATGGTGGTTTGAAGGGTGAGAGTCCAGACTACACAGGAAATGCCGCCATACACTAATGTTGCGTTGATAGGGGTTGACCCTATAATGGCCTTCATCACATAAAGAGGGGAAGTTCCTATGTCACCGTAGATGATTCCAAGGGCAATCAGTAAACCTGCTCCTGATACTCGTTGAGCGTGGTTAGAATTATTCATCTGTATGTTTCGTAAAAAAGCTTTTCCAGCCCTTCTTTTAATTCAAAGTAACCGGATGTTCAACTTCACAGAAGGATGAAATGCTCTTTCTAAAATGTAAAGTGGGCAAAAGTAATAGCTGTAGCTCAATTAAAACACTCTTGTTGATTTAAAATTTTAAGTAATTAAAAAGGTGAAGCGAGATTAATAAAATACAATTCAAAGTAAAATTTCTTCTTTGTAGGATAAATTAATTGCATTAAGCTAATAAAATTTTGGAAATTAAATATTTAAAGTATCTTTATACCTGAATAGAAAAGACATAGCATACATTTTATATCACAACCAAATTCAAATAAATACACCCTATAAAAAGACCATTATGGATCCTGTTGAGACGGAGTCTTTCAAGGTTTTACTAAATGAATCACATCAAATAGGAATTCTAATCTGGAAGAGAGAGATAAGCTTAGAAGAGTGTCAGCAAGGGCTTCGAGAACTATTTTATTTACTAGATGAGCATGAGTTAGGCAAATGCCTCATTGATACTAATCACCGGGGTGAATTGTCCTCTGAGGCAGAGGAGTGGGAAATAAGTTTGCTCCAGAATGACAAATTGACCTTCAAAGCCAAGGAACTCCACATTGCTTTACTTATGTCTGAGGAAAAGTATCAGAAGATGATACATGATTATTCCCTTGACCGGGTTTGTAAGTACAATCTTCCCATTAAGATAAACTACTTCACACATAACGAAGAGGCCATGGATTGGCTGATTCATGAACCCCCTGTAAACTCTAAGTAGCGTTCAAATAGTTGTTTACAAGGATAATATTCAGTGAGTTCTGATATAAGCTAGAATGTACCCTTAACCTGCTTTTTTTCACATGTTAGTACCTCCGTTTTCAAGGTAATTCTTTAAAAGGAGCAGTAAACGGTTCAAATAGCCAGGTTAATTAAAAAATGGTCAAGATGTACCTTTTCCGATAGCCTTCAATGAAAAAAGGGAAGTGCAACTACAGTGCACGCCCCTTTTTTACTTAATAATTCAATATTATCAGTTATTCACTGTGATTAGCTCAACGTCAAAAATCAACGTGGCATTTGGTCCTATATCTGCACCGGCACCACGAGAACCGTAAGCCAGGTTGCTAGGAATGAATAAACGCCATTTATCACCTTCTTTCATCAACTGCAACGCTTCTGTCCAACCTGCAATCACCCCATTTACCGGGAAAGAAGCAGGTTCGCCACGCTCGTAAGATGAGTCAAATACGGTTCCATCTATCAGAGTGCCATGATAATGAGTGGTCACGTTTGAGTTTCTGGTTGGTGTTTTACCTGAACCGCTTTCAAGCACCTGGTACTGAAGGCCGCTAGGCAACGATTGTACCCCTTCTTTATCTTTGTTGGCTTCTAAGAAAGCCTCACCTTCTTTTTTGTTTTGCTCTCCGGAAGCACCGGCAGAAGCTTGTTGCTTTTCCTGCATTTGCATCTGCAGTTGCATCATGGCCTGTTGAACTTCGTCCTGGTTCAATTTAGATGGGTTGCCACTAATGGCTTCTTTCAACCCGAAAAGCAAAGCCTCAGGCTCTACTTCAATTCCTTGTTTTGCAAAATTGGCTGCCATGTCACGGCCAATGATGTAGCTGATTCTTTGGGAAAGGTCTCTTAACTCCATAATATATCTTTTGTAGAGTAAAGGTACGGTTTCTGTAACATTTTGATCACCTAAAATAGAAAACCCCGCACTAGGCGGAGCTTTCTGTTTTAAAATAGTTTATAGATACATGTGTATGTCTTCATCAGAAAGATCAACGTGCATATTTCCTGGAGTTAACCACGTGGTGGCCAGAAAACCTAAGGCGCCTATCAATAGCAAGGAGGAAATTGTGGTGATCTTTTTCATAACTCGTTTCCTAAATCATTTATATTCATAACGTAAAATACTTCAATTTAGTTAAACTGGAGGTTACCTAATGATTACCTTTAGGTTAACCTTCTAAAAGGTTGTATTCAAGAATGTTAATGCAAAAAGGGAGCCAACTTTCGGTGGCTCCCTTCTATTATTCTGCAATTTGTAAGTAACACCTCAAAGGTGTGCTGTTCAAGTTGGATTTTAAATTACATATTCCTGCGGTACTGTCCACCAACGGCAAAGAGAGCATTGGTGATTTGTCCTAAGGAGCAGTATTTGGCAGTTTCCATGATGGCCTCAAAGATGTTTCCGTTTTGCACTGCAACTTCCTGCAACTGCTTCAGACGGGCTGGGGTGTCAGATGCATGACGGGCATGTAATTCCTGGAGCATTGAGATCTGGTACTGCTTCTCTTCTTCGGTAGCCCGAATCACTTCAGACGGAATCACAGTAGGAGAGCCCTGGCTGCTAAGGAAGGTGTTCACCCCAATAATGGGGTATTCACCGGTATGCTTCAGAGTTTCATAGTATAAACTTTCTTCCTGAATCTTGCCGCGCTGGTACATGGTTTCCATAGCCCCCAACACGCCACCGCGCTCAGTGATACGGTCAAATTCCAGCAATACCGCTTCTTCCACTAAATCCGTTAGTTCTTCAATAATGAAAGAGCCTTGCAGCGGGTTCTCGTTTTTGGCTAAGCCCAACTCGCGGTTGATGATGAGCTGTATGGCCATGGCGCGACGTACCGATGCTTCAGTAGGTGTAGTTATGGCCTCATCATAGGCGTTCGTATGCAGCGAGTTACAGTTGTCGTAAATGGCATACAGCGCCTGTAGCGTAGTCCGGATGTCATTAAAGTCAATTTCTTGCGCGTGCAAGGAACGCCCCGAGGTTTGGATGTGGTACTTCAACATCTGTGAACGGGCATTAGCACCGTATTTCAGCTTCATGGCTTTCGCCCAGATTCTTCTGGCAACGCGCCCAATCACGGCATATTCCGGATCAATGCCATTGGAGAAGAAGAAGCTCAGGTTAGGCGCAAAGGCGTTGATGTCCATGCCGCGGCTCACGTAGTACTCCACAAAGGTGAAACCATTCGCCAGCGTGAACGCCAGCTGTGAAATCGGATTTGCCCCAGCTTCGGCAATGTGGTAGCCCGAAATAGACACCGAGTAGAAGTTCCGAATGTTGTGGTCAATGAAGTATTGCTGCACATCACCCATCAAACGCAGCGAGAACTCAGTACTGAAAATACAAGTATTCTGCGCCTGGTCTTCCTTCAGGATATCTGCTTGAACGGTACCGCGTACCGAAGCTAACGTTTTCTCTTTGATTTGGGCGTAAATGTCTGCCGGCAATACCTGGTCGCCGGTTACTCCCAACAGCATCAATCCCAGGCCATCGTTCCCTTCTGGTAACTCACCCTGGTAACGAGGACGTTTCTGACCTTTTTCCTGGAAAATAGCCTCAATCCTGGCGTTCACTTCATTTTCCAATCCATTTTCCCTGATGTACACTTCGCACTGCTGGTCAATGGCAGCGTTCATGAAGAAGCCCGTTAAGATGGCAGCCGGACCATTGATGGTCATCGACACGGAGGTCATAGGATGCGCCAGATTGAAACCGGAATACAGTTTCTTGGCATCATCTAGGCAGCAGATGCTTACGCCGGAGTTGCCTATTTTACCGTAAATGTCAGGGCGTAAATCTGGGTCTTCTCCATATAAAGTAACGGAGTCAAAGGCCGTTGATAAACGCTTGGCTGGTAGTCCATTACTTACGTAATGGAAGCGTCTGTTTGTACGCTCCGGTCCACCTTCTCCCGCGAACATACGGGTGGGATCTTCGCCTTCGCGTTTGAACGGGAAAACACCCGCAGTATATGGGAATTCGCCGGGAACATTCTCTTGCAGGTTCCACTTCAACAAGTCACCCCAAGCTTCATAGCGGGGCATGGAAACCTTAGGGATCTTCAGGTGCGAAAGGCTCTCAGTGTGGGTAGCTATCTTCAGAACTTTGTCCCGCACCTTGAACTCGTAAAACTCATTTTTGTAGCTCTGGCGTTTCTCAGGCCAAATCTCCAACAGTTTCTTGTTCTGCCCGTCAAGTCTTAATGCCGTTTCTTCATAGGCATACTCTAGTCCTTTAATCAGGCGGTCTTTATCTTCCACCTCAATGGCTTGAATCGCTTCAATGGACTGACGAATGCCATACAATTTCTGCGCAATGGATGCCTGGTCCTGCACCCACTTGTCATAGCCGCGGTTGTTTTCTGCAATCTCAGAAAGGTAGCGGGTACGGGCAGGAGGGATGATGTACACTTTCTCTGACATCTCGCCGGTAGCCTGAATCTGGGAATCAAAGTTCACCCTTGACTTATCAGAGATTTTGGCCATCACCGCTTTGTACAGGCGGTTCATGCCCGGGTCGTTGAACTGCGAGGCGATGGTCCCGAATACCGGAATCTCGTCATCGCTTACGTCCCACAACTGGTGGTTACGCTTGTACTGTTTTTTTACATCACGCAGCGCGTCCAAGGCACCACGCTTGTCAAACTTGTTAAGGGCAATAATATCTGCAAAATCTAGCATGTCAATTT is part of the Rufibacter tibetensis genome and harbors:
- a CDS encoding M1 family aminopeptidase, which gives rise to MKQRFTALQLFSFFKFYLVCLSFLVFALKTQAQRLTKEIHSCAAARISTTPALLADGITSIPHRELMRQYDLHWYKLDLNLERNSLNISGNVTLFASALVNTVSQFAFELHPNFTIQQVLLDGIPCTIRRNNSEVIAELPTAKRAQDKLLVQVFYEGRAPSGGSAAIGNGFNTATAQPWGQQVTWSLSEPFAASEWFPVKQLLSDKADSVTVWVTTDVSNKVGSNGLLQRITPMPNQKHRYEWKSNYPIAYYLISVAVGQYEEYSFDVAMPGAPKPVLVQNYLYPGALATFKTEIDRTGPFLQLFSELFGVYPFHQEKYGHSMAPIGGGMEHQTMTTQSTFEFTLTAHELAHQWWGDEVTNADWSHIWLNEGFASYSELLALERLWVGERLNWLNKANQNALVPMKGSVFVKDSTNVSRIFNSALSYDKGALVLHMLRRALQNDALFFRILRTYREEYKYKVATTRDFQRVVEQVSGKPFQYFFDQWVYGEGYPIFDVAWAQEGSQVYIRSIQSSSSSNTPLFTTDVEYKISTSLKDTVVRVQHTKQIEDYAFKISGTITGIEVDPDQWLLNSVSGIRQDASIIPPAQSEVLVLYPNPTSGQVSLKGRKGLPTQISIYDMIGRHIRTFTPSGSSFSIADLSSGAYLLKLMYAEESAQVRILKL
- a CDS encoding DUF2147 domain-containing protein, translated to MKNIFLLAFFLCLATLSWAQKKSPIGVWTNEEKEARFEIYQCGDKLCGKIIWLKEPDRDGKPKVDQFNPDPKLQKRPVLGLVFLKNFAPVGSDKWDDGTIYDPKSGKTYSSYMKLLSNDKLEVKGYIGISLIGRSQTWTRVK
- a CDS encoding C40 family peptidase, whose protein sequence is MKKIWIIFGVLLSALVLYKTIFGQGDLLGDKVRQISSDGGDKVFHQDSVATTLADAHPASLGVLEGKYATKADSVVAFALQRYGADYTYGGVTEEGFDCSGFITYVFQQFGMSIPHGTTYQAKLGESVSMQEAKKGDLIVFTGTNLEDRTPGHIGIVITNPPKAIQFVHSSSNGGVKVSEAEGTLYQKRFLDIRRVLP
- a CDS encoding M61 family metallopeptidase translates to MQKTIQSWAFGVLLLLAMALSSSAVAAPSISYRLSMPQPHTHYFEVEMRLAGFKGKNQEVTMPVWAPGSYLIREFPKDVEAFQAFVGNTAVKAEKTDKNTWRVATGGKDVTVKYKVYAYELSVRTSFIDASHGYLNGTSVFMYPEGHKDLPSTLTVVPFKGWSKVSTGLPQVSGQPFTYRAQNYDVLADSPIEIGNHEILSFESNGVKHEVAMYGEANYDPKKLTADMKRVTEEATKVFGELPFNYYLFIVHNLASGGGGLEHLNSTTLHATRTAYGSERTYEGFLNLVAHEYFHLWNVKRLRPIALGPFDYNQENYSRMLWVSEGFTTYYADLIMRRAGFTSEREHLDRIASSITSVENTPGNKVVSAAQSSFDAWIKQYRPDENSYNTHLSYYSKGALLGMLLDMEILRATNGTKSLDDAMKALYDQYYKKQNRGFTDKEFQQGIEKFTGKLMDEFFQKYVYGVETPDYNSFLSTVGITLTDVNKGTNQPLLGAGISTASGRPIVTTVTRNGSAWQAGLNVNDEIIGINGYRVSDDINKSIPAYAVGDIVELVVSRAGQLMILPVTLLKDQTLRYQASMVNPLTEAQKKNYLKWVSSK
- a CDS encoding KUP/HAK/KT family potassium transporter, giving the protein MNNSNHAQRVSGAGLLIALGIIYGDIGTSPLYVMKAIIGSTPINATLVYGGISCVVWTLTLQTTIKYVVLTLQADNKGEGGIFSLYALVRRHAKWLTVPAILGGSALLADGIITPPISVSSAVEGLLILNPDIPTVPIVIGILVLLFLLQSFGTQIVGKAFGPVMFIWFSMLAALGVNSVLQHPEVLKSLNPYYAYDLLVNYPGGFWLLGAVFLCTTGAEALYSDLGHCGKGNIRISWVFVKTCLLLNYFGQGAWLMQFEGRQLVGHSTNNPFYGIMPEWFLLIGIIIATIAAIIASQALITGSFTLIGEAIRLNMWPKVRLIYPTNVKGQLYVPSMNWLLLLGCVGVVLYFRESHNMEAAYGLAITMTMLMTTTLLSFYLITKRVAKVWVWLFLAVYLAIEGSFLIANLIKFPHGGWVTLVIGFLLISVMYIWLKAFYIKRRLTEYVSLPEYVPALRELSEDDSIPKYATHLVFMTSADRTTDIESKIIYSIFQKRPKRADIYWFIHVNTVDEPYTMEYKVKVLASQDVVRIDFNLGFRVEQRINLFFRKVVEDLVKNKEVDITSRYSSLNKQNLIGDFRFVVLEKFLSYENDLPFWENTIMQSYFSIKQFTTSEGKWFGLDTSSVKIEKVPLIIKPAREIELKRI
- a CDS encoding FKBP-type peptidyl-prolyl cis-trans isomerase — translated: MELRDLSQRISYIIGRDMAANFAKQGIEVEPEALLFGLKEAISGNPSKLNQDEVQQAMMQLQMQMQEKQQASAGASGEQNKKEGEAFLEANKDKEGVQSLPSGLQYQVLESGSGKTPTRNSNVTTHYHGTLIDGTVFDSSYERGEPASFPVNGVIAGWTEALQLMKEGDKWRLFIPSNLAYGSRGAGADIGPNATLIFDVELITVNN